The following are encoded in a window of Mustela nigripes isolate SB6536 chromosome 3, MUSNIG.SB6536, whole genome shotgun sequence genomic DNA:
- the PENK gene encoding proenkephalin-A, producing MSPTSLRHPIAVNPMAPFLRLCTWLLALGPGLLATVRAECSQDCATCSYRLARPTDINPLACTLECEGKLPSLKTWETCKELLQLSKLELPQDGPAALRESSKPEENHVLAKKYGGFMKRYGGFMKKMDELYPQEQEEEANGGEILAKRYGGFMKKDAEEEDALANSSDLLKELLGTGENRESSPHSEFGEDEEVSKRYGGFMRALKRSPQLEEDAKELQKRYGGFMRRVGRPEWWMDYQKRYGGFLKRFADSLPSEEEGESYSKEVPEMEKRYGGFMRF from the exons ATGTCTCCGACCAGCCTGCGCCATCCGATCGCCGTCAAC CCCATGGCGCCGTTCCTGAGACTCTGCACTTGGCTGCTGGCGCTCGGCCCGGGGCTCCTGGCGACCGTGAGGGCGGAATGCAGCCAGGACTGCGCGACGTGCAGCTACCGCCTGGCGCGCCCAACCGACATCAACCCCCTG GCTTGCACCCTGGAATGTGAAGGGAAGCTGCCCTCTCTCAAAACCTGGGAAACCTGCAAGGAGCTCCTGCAGCTGTCCAAGCTGGAGCTTCCCCAGGATGGCCCCGCTGCCCTCAGAGAGAGCAGCAAGCCCGAGGAGAATCACGTGCTGGCCAAAAAGTACGGAGGCTTCATGAAAAGGTATGGCGGCTTCATGAAGAAGATGGACGAGCTTTATCCTcaggagcaggaagaagaggcCAATGGAGGGGAAATCCTGGCCAAGAGATACGGGGGCTTCATGAAGAAGGACGCGGAGGAGGAGGACGCCCTGGCCAACTCCTCAGACCTGCTCAAAGAGCTGCTGGGAACCGGGGAGAACCGAGAAAGCAGCCCCCACTCAGAGTTTGGTGAGGATGAAGAAGTGAGCAAGAGATACGGGGGCTTCATGAGAGCCTTAAAGCGGAGCCCGCAACTGGAAGAAGATGCCAAAGAGCTTCAGAAGCGTTACGGGGGCTTCATGAGGAGAGTCGGTCGCCCGGAGTGGTGGATGGACTACCAGAAGAGGTACGGGGGCTTCCTCAAGCGCTTTGCCGACTCTCTGCCCTctgaagaagaaggggaaagctACTCCAAAGAAGTTCCTGAGATGGAGAAAAGATATGGAGGATTTATGAGATTTTAA